The Poriferisphaera corsica DNA segment TCGCCATCATCCACACCATCCTCGTCGACCTCATCTCACTCCCCCCATATATCGGTGCGATCGGCGCCGTCCTCGGATCCTCCCTCGCTTTCGGCTACATCCATCCCGAAGCGATCTCGCTCGGAATGCTCCTGTTCTATACAACCGCAGGCATCTATTTCGCCGTCATCTACCTCGCCCGAGGCTTCGGCATCGTCGTTGCCACCCACGTCCTCTACGATATCATCGCCGTCTCCTCCACCTTCCTCTACTCGCTCATGTCCGATTGACCTCCCTCTACCCGTCTCATCATTTTATTTCAAGCCCATGATCTTCCGGGGAGACCGGTAACTCGACACCCCCCATCCCCTTCCGCTACCATGTCAGCGGAGATACGCAATGACCGATTCACAAGACAAAACGACCTCTAATTCCGACCCAAAAGCCACCAATATCACCTGGCATAAGGGTGCGATCACACCCGCAGATCGCCACAAAAATCTTGGACAGAAAGGCTGCACGCTCTGGTTCACCGGCCTCTCAGGTTCCGGCAAATCCACCGTCGCGGTCGCACTCGAAAAAGCGCTCATCAAAGAAGGCCATCACGCCTACTGCCTCGACGGCGACAACATCCGTCACGGACTCAATGCCAATCTTGGCTTTTCCCCTGAAGACCGCGAAGAAAACCTCCGACGTATCGGCGAAGTCGCCAAACTCTTCGCAGACTCCGGCCTCATCACCATCACCTCTTTCATCTCGCCTTATCGTTCATCACGTGATCAAATCCGCCAACTCCACGAGCAAGTCGGCATCCCTTTTTTCGAAATACACATCCACGTCCCTCTCGGCATCGCCGAATCGCGTGACCCAAAAGGTCTCTACAAAAAAGCCCGTGCCGGCGAGATCAAAGACTTCACAGGCATTCATCAACAGTTCGAAGCACCCGAATCCCCAGACCTTTTCCTTCCCACTCACGAACTCAAACTCCACCAATCCATCACTAAACTCATCGACCTCCTCAAACAAAACAATATTCTTACTCCATAACCACACACATTAGAGCAAGTTGCGTGATTATCTGGAACATCCGATGACTCAGAATTCATCAGCCTACGCTTGTCATAGCTACCTTTTACGAAACGACCCTTTGGTCAACGATCCAGGTTATTTCGCAAAACGCTCTAAATAAAACGTGCAATAAAAATGGGCAAGACGCTTTCGCCTCTCACCCATAAACGTGGATCTTCATGCTCCCATTACTTTTGACGTCTTCTGCCAATAGCTGCTAATCCGCCCAATCCAAGCAAGGCTAGACTTGCAGGTTCAGGCACCATCGCGCCTTCAATAAACGCAACAGCCGCTTCGTGAAGCGCTTCACCGTGTTCACCCACAGCAAAAACCAACACACCCGGATCACTTGCCGTTAAACCTTCTTGGCTAAACGACATCGCAACAGCATAGATACCATCTTTGATGTTATCCGTGCCATTCGCCTCATCCAGCATGTAGAAGCCGATGTGTTGATGTAGTCCACTATCAGCACCTGTCTGCCCAATGACAAAACCATCGACATCATCAGTACCACCATTAACCGTAGCAGTGTACGTTTCAAACGGGCTTATCTGCCTAGCAGCAGTAAACATCGTCCCATCGTTCACCGCATCAAATGCGATATCATTAACATCCGACGCATCCCAGTAAAACAGATTAGAGACTGTTCCGCCAAGCTCAAATGCATTGAAATCAAACGACACATCCGTACTTGCCAGTGGTGCAGTGATCCCGTCATCATACTCGTCCGCCTCAACGCCGAACCCCGGATTAGTTGCGTAATAAGATTCCGGCATCTCTGCGCCCATCGCAACTAACTTCTCAATCACACCACCATGCTCAACCATCGCAATCATCTGACCATCCTTAATACCCAGCAGGATATCTGAATGGCCATGATGATGATCTTCAGCAAACGCCTGTGATCCCATAATGCCTGTCGCCATAACAACCCCGCCAATCATCAAACTTTTCTTTAAAGTATTCTTTAAAGTATTCATACGAAAATCTCCCTGTTAATAAAATTGTTTTTGAATAAGAACGAAAATTTTTCAACCACTATTTTCCCACCACCATCGGATCAAAACGATTCTCCGTCGGGCTCACATACACAGTCTCAAACGTAGATGTCTCTGCATGCCCATCCAGATATCCCCAGTTACTGATACTCCCCTTCTCATCTTTCGGCCCCCCATGCGCGCCAATCGCATACTGCTTCGCAGCATTCTTCGGAGCAAGATGCGCCGTCGCGCTCGTGGCCCACGCAGAAACGTGCCCATGATCTGACCCCGCATACTCACCCTCAAACGTCATCATCACAAAATGCACCACCCCAGTTGGCTGCCGCACGTTATCCATCGTGTAATGCCCATCCACACTCCCCATCCCCCAAGGCCCCCACGCCACCAACTCACTATCTAAAAAGTCATTAATCCCATAACTCGTCATGCGACGCCGATCATTCGATGAACCCGGTATCGGATCGCCCTCTGGATGCGGCCCCCAATGCGGGCTATCATCCACCGGCGACCGCAAGACCACATCCACCCCATAATCTTTTGCCAGCGTTTCTGTCCACGGCTCATGCGAACCGTGCGCCGCACCACCATGCGCCAAATTCGCCTGAATCAATTCACCATCGTTATCAATCACATACGCATAATGCGCGATCTCCAACTGACGTATTTGGCTCAAGCACTTGATCGTCATCGCAGTCCGCCTAGCGCTTGATAGCGCTGGCAACAAGATACCAATTAGTAATGCGATGATCGATATCACTACAAGCAATTCAATCAATGTAAATCCACGTTTCATCAGGAACATCTCCCGGTTATCAAATAACCATTAATCACAAGCGACCCGCGATACGCACGCAGCATATCACCCAGATCATTCACTATTGATAGATAAGGGAGTCTCAGATAGTCAGGCTACGTACAATTAATCACCGCACCTTATGCGCAATGTTTGCACGATATCTTACGAATCAATCTGAAACACAACTAGATATGTACTTCAACCCATCGGTGGCCCGCGCCCACGCAACTCACCATCCACCTCCATCGTCCAATTCTCACCTTCCGCAACCAGTGTCTCCACCAGCCCCAAAACATCATGCACACCCACCGCCGAATCTTCAAACATCTGTTGCCGCAGCAGCGTCAACTGTTCGCACACCCCGCATCGATGCTCAGTATTCTTCTCCTCAGCCCCCTCAATCCCACATGTCCCCAGCTCCCCTGCCGTCACATGGGTGACGATCGCCTTAACTCCATGCTCATGCCCCATCGTCAAGTGCACGCCACGCAATAACCCCGAATACTGCATCAGCAGCATCAACACGCACAACCAGACTGCGGCACGTTTGGCGAACATGCCCATAATGATAATAGATTATTACGAAGATGCAATAACCAATTGCAGTTTAATATACTTTTTATTC contains these protein-coding regions:
- the cysC gene encoding adenylyl-sulfate kinase; this translates as MTDSQDKTTSNSDPKATNITWHKGAITPADRHKNLGQKGCTLWFTGLSGSGKSTVAVALEKALIKEGHHAYCLDGDNIRHGLNANLGFSPEDREENLRRIGEVAKLFADSGLITITSFISPYRSSRDQIRQLHEQVGIPFFEIHIHVPLGIAESRDPKGLYKKARAGEIKDFTGIHQQFEAPESPDLFLPTHELKLHQSITKLIDLLKQNNILTP
- a CDS encoding PEP-CTERM sorting domain-containing protein, which produces MNTLKNTLKKSLMIGGVVMATGIMGSQAFAEDHHHGHSDILLGIKDGQMIAMVEHGGVIEKLVAMGAEMPESYYATNPGFGVEADEYDDGITAPLASTDVSFDFNAFELGGTVSNLFYWDASDVNDIAFDAVNDGTMFTAARQISPFETYTATVNGGTDDVDGFVIGQTGADSGLHQHIGFYMLDEANGTDNIKDGIYAVAMSFSQEGLTASDPGVLVFAVGEHGEALHEAAVAFIEGAMVPEPASLALLGLGGLAAIGRRRQK
- a CDS encoding type II secretion system protein, with translation MKRGFTLIELLVVISIIALLIGILLPALSSARRTAMTIKCLSQIRQLEIAHYAYVIDNDGELIQANLAHGGAAHGSHEPWTETLAKDYGVDVVLRSPVDDSPHWGPHPEGDPIPGSSNDRRRMTSYGINDFLDSELVAWGPWGMGSVDGHYTMDNVRQPTGVVHFVMMTFEGEYAGSDHGHVSAWATSATAHLAPKNAAKQYAIGAHGGPKDEKGSISNWGYLDGHAETSTFETVYVSPTENRFDPMVVGK